AACTACCATCGCTGCCACACCGCCGCCGGCAACCAGCCCCCGGCCTCACGCCTCCACGCAGGCGTCACCAACCTCATGAGCCGGAACATCTAGCCGGTCGTCCCCCGTTCCGCCGTGCACCTTGTCGTGGCCGCCGCCGGCCAGGACGCGGTCGTCGCCCGAACCGGCGTCGACGACGTCGTCGCCCTCGCCGCTCACGATGGAGTCGTTGCCCGCACCACCCAGGATCGTGTCGCTCCCGTTGGCCGTCGTCACGGTGTCGTCGCCGTCACCCGCATCGACCGTGTCGTTGCCGTCGCCACCCTCGATGGTGTCGTTCCCGGCACCGCCGGTGATCGTGTCGTTCCCATTGGCGGCGAGGATCACGTCCGCTCCCGCCCCTCCGTCGAGCGTGTCGTCCCCGTCGCCGCCCTCGAGCCGGTCGTCGCCGTCGCCGCCACCGAGCGTGTCCGCACCGTTCGACCCGATCAGGACGTCGTTGCCGCCACCACCGCAGATCACGTCGTTGCCCGGTCCACCGTCAATCTGCTCGGCGGCCGCGGTACCGACGATGACGGCAAACCGCTCACGACTCTCCACCAACCACGGCCGTCGTTCGACCGACCAGGGCACGATCTGAGATGCGCCGAGGTCAAACCGCCCGTTCGGCGCTGCGCGTGAAACCGATGGCTGCGCCGGCACCCGCCAACGCCGTGACGCCGATGGCGACGGCGATCACGATCCACGCGGTCCCTACGTCGCTCACGGGTTCCGGGTTCAGGGAGAGGTACGTCGCTGCGACGGTAAGGGCTACGACAGCACCGATCGTGGAAGCGACTGCGGAACCGAAGACGGCGGCAGAGACGCCGATTGCCCGGCGGCTCCGCAGCGACGCACCCAATGCCCGGAGCTCGCGACTGTCTCCATCCCCGAACAGCAGCAGGCTCCCGGTGGCCGACGCCAGACCGAGAACGACCAGCGTCGCGACCAGATGACGCAGAGCGGGTAGCACGACGATGAGGCGGCTGTCACCCCCTGGGAACGTGAAGTCGGTGACCGGCGCGAACCGGAGGACTTCGGACTCCCAGCTATCCAGATCCACCACCACGCTGAACATGTAGACGTTCCACGTCCCGCGTGCGACGTGGGCCGTTGCCGGATCCTCGGTGACGACGGCGTCGGCGGGCTCGTCAATCGCGATGGGCACGGTCGGCCCATCGCCGTCCACCACGCCGATCTCCTCGGTGCGGTAACTCCGTCCGTCCTCGCACGGCACGCCGTCTGCCGTGACGATCGCGCCGTACACGGCGCTCAGCGCCGCGCAGGTACCGATCACCTGGCGTCGTCCATCATTCTGCAGCGCGAGGACGCCGTCCTTGCCCGCGACTCGGCCCAGCTCACCCGCGTCTTCGGCGTCGACATGGAACGAGGACGATGCCCACACCGCCCCGGACGAGGGCGGCGCGCCCTGGGCGAGAATTGCCGCAACCGCGCCGGCCACGGCGACGACGGTCAGCAGGACCGAGGTGGCCGCCACCCTGACCATCACGTTCGTGGGGCGGTGGGCGAGCCGACGAACCGGCAGCAGCACCTTCGGCTCGGCGTGCGAGGGCACGCGCGCGGACAGCCCGACGAGTACGCGGGCGGACAGAGCGGGGGCTCCGAGCAGGAGCATCACGGCGCCGACCACCAGCGCGAGCTGCCAGAAGGTGATCCATCCACTGTTCGCGGAGGCGATCGTCCTGGACACCTGGACACAGACGAGCAGCACGAGGCCCACGACCCCCACGGCGAGCATCCGCGGGCTGCGTCGGTCCGGCTGACGTATCGACAGGGCCGACGGCCGCGGGTCCGGACGCGTGGCCACCAGGGCTCCGCCCAGCAGTGCCGCCACGACGAGCGTGGCGATGCCTACCGTAGTCGCGATCGTCGCGGCAGTGGCCGGGCCGAAGAATGCGACTCCCCAGACCCCCGCCGGTCCACCCCAGGCGACTGCGAGGCCCGCTCCTGACGCACCGAGAACCGCTGGCGGGCCGGCCGCACGAGCAATGCTGCCGGCAACGACGCCGCGTATCACCGATGCAGGCGCACCGACGAGGGACAGGCGCGCCACCTGCGAGGCGACTCGCCTGGCCAGGGTGAGGCCCGCACCCACGAGGCCTCCGACTGCCGGAAGCAGAGCGAGCAGCGCCACCGTCACGAGTGTCGCGCCGTCCGAGATCGAGTCCGGACGGTCCGTCCCCGGCCGGCCCCAGCCTTTACCCATGTACGGAAGCGACGCGGACGCATCGACCGTGATGGCTTCCAAGCCTGTGGGAACCACGAGCGCGGAGTCCGGCAGGACCCCGACGATCACGCCCGGCACCCGCCCAGCCAGGCTCGGGTCTTTGGTGATCGCCCGCTGGAGTGACCTGGAGACGAGGCTCTCGCCGTCACCGAGCGTGACCGGGTCTCCGTGCGCGGTCGCCAGGTCGCTCCCCACGACCAACGACCGCACCGAGCGCCCGCTGTACGCGCTCCAGCTGATGCCCCAGGCGGTTCCCGTCGCGTCGAAGGTCACGCCGGGAACCATTCGATCATTACGGGCCTGTGCCTGACCCAGAGCTGACATGACCGCACACCCGATGCCGATCGCGACGGTGCAGATGAGCACCACCGCGGCGACCATCCAACGCTCACGTCGGCCGGCCGTCCCGCGCAGCCTCATGCCGAGCATGGCGGAGGTTCCGACCCTCACGGCCGCTCCGACGTCACCGCGGCGCGATGCACGAACATGATCGAGTCGAAGCCTCGAACCAGGTCGGCGTTGTGCGTCGCCATGACGAGCGTCGCACCGTTGCGGGCCGCCGCGTCGACAAGGAGCTTCCCGACGACCTGGGAGTTCTCCTCGTCAAGCGCGCCGGTCGGCTCGTCCGCGAAGATCACCTTGGGAGCGTTGATCAGCGCCCGAGCGACCGCAGCACGCTGCTCCTGCCCACCCGAGACCTCAGCTGGGCGCCGCGACCGCACGTCCCGCTCGATTCCCAGGTCGTCCAAGAGCGCCTCGGCCCGCCCGAGCGCGTCTGCGCTCCGCGCCCCGGCCAGTCGTGCCGGCAGCGCTACGTTCTCCACGAGCGACAACTCCTCGAGCAGACCGCTGCGCTGGAACACAAAGCCGAAATCGCGGAGGCGATGCTCCGCCAGCTCCGCAGGACGGAGCCTTCCGAGGTTCTTTCCATCGAACAGCACCTGGCCATGCGAACTTGCGAGCATGCCCGCCATTCCGGCGAGAATCGTCGATTTCCCGGAACCGCTGGGCCCGAGGAGCGCGAGAGAGCTCCCGCGCGCAACGGAGATGCTGACGTTCTTCAGAACGGGCTCCGAACCGTACCCGAAGCACGCGTTCTCGAGACGTATCAACTCAACCCGTCCCCGCACCGGCTATCGGTAGAGCGTCGGAGTGGTGACGCAGTTGTCGGGCAGGATCCCCTTGTCACGGCAGAGTTCGACCTTGCCCGACTGCGCAGGGTCGTACTTGTAGACGACTTTGTTGACCGAAACCGGTGAGTTCGTCGACTTGGCCGTTCCCAGCAGCGTGTAGCCGTAGCCGTCGATCTTTCCCTGGAGCTTGACGGAGTAGCCGTCGTCGGACGTGTCGTACAGGCTCGTGCTCACGACCATGCCCGAGTTCTGACCTCCGACGCAGTCCGACGTGCACGGCCACGGCTGAAAGCGATAGTAGATGGTCGACGTCTTCGCCCCGCTGGTCGAGAGTGCCGACGTCGTCCGCCAGGTGGCCGCCTCGGCCGCCGTCGCAGCAACGACGACGAGAGTGGTGACGGCAGCGCCGATGACGAATCTCCGCTTGAGAGCACGCAATGACTTTCCCCCCTGTTCAGCCGACTCGCACGTAAGGCGCTATCGCCGTCATCGATCGGCGGACCTCGGAAGGTCGGCTATGCCTGCCCCGGGTCGCCCTGCTGACGATCGCGCGGGCGCAATGGTTTCAGCGGGGCTGAGGTGTTGTCAATGCCTGGTCCGCCCGATGAATTCGAGGCCCAGTACAGATAAGAGTATCGGAGACCGATTCTCAAAGGATGTTGCATCTCGACGCCGTGGCTGGCACGCCAGCGACGTCAGGCCTGCATGTCGACGAAGCGGCTGAAGTGGCCCTGGAAGGCCACGGTGATGGTGTCGGTCGGGCCGTTTCGGTGCTTGGCGACGATCAGGTCGGCCTCCCCGGCGCGGGGCGACTCCTTCTCGTACGCGTCCTCGCGGTGGAGCAGGATCACCATGTCGGCGTCCTGCTCGATGCTGTTGTGGACGGCGATGCCGTTGGCGATGAAGTTGTGGGTGCCGACGACGGTCGCGTCGAAGACCTGCCGCTCGCCGACGGGCTCGATCGCCACGACGGTGTCCCACAGCAGGTCGTTGACGGCCATGATCTCGAGGTCGTCGTCCTGCAGGAGCTCGGCGATCCGCCCGAGGCGCTGCCGGGAGGGCGCGGGCTTCCCCATGGAGGACCCGCCGAGCTGCGTGCCCATCGCGGCAGCGAGCTCGCGGTGCGTCATGCCGCGCTCGACCAGGATCTGGCGGACGTCCTCCCAGACCTGGCGCGGCACGGTGTCCACATTCGGGTTGCCGCTCTTCGCCCTGACGATCTCGAGCAGCCGCTGTGCCTGGTCGCCGCGAGCGCCGTGGACGCCGATCTCCTGCAGGAAGCGGCGCTGGTCGTCGACGCCGGAGATGTCGAGCGTGTAGCCGTCGCGGTAGCCCGACTTGCGCACGGTTCGGATGCGCGTGGAGATGCCGAAGCGCAGGAGCAGCCGCGAGAGGCCGTCGATGAGCTCGCGGGACGTGGAGGCGTAGGAGATCCGGCCGCCCTGGCCACCCTTGGTGACCGTCACGGAGCCGTCGGTGGCCCACAGATGCCGGATGAACAGCGCGATCTGGCGCTTCGGGAGGTGGAACACGGTCGCTGGCACGAACTTCTCATGGCTGCGCGCCCCGAACAGGCCGAAGTCGTCGAGCCACGCGGCGATCGGGTTCCGCTTGCCGTGCGTGAGCCGGTACGGCGCGGGCAGACGCAGCGTGGTGACGCGCGCGGACGCGTACTCGTCGCGGACCGGCGTGATGCCGAAGGCGTCGGCCGCCTGCGCCACGGCCGACAGGTTCGCCTCGTCCACCGAGGCGTAGCGCACCGGCTGACGGCGGACGAACGAGCCGTCACCGAGCAGGTGCGCGAGCATCACGACCTTGCGGTCGTCCCACTCGACCGACATCTCGGGGCCCGGCACGTGCCGCGGGACACCGAGGCGGGAGCCGACCTGCAGCTCGGCGAGCGGCGTCCAGCCCTCGTACGTGAGGAACGGGTGGTTCGACGTCGCGGTGACCTCCTTGCCGGAGGCCAGGCGGAGCCGGAACGTGGGGCGGGTGCCCGTGGGGAACACGTGCGTCAGGTGGCGGCGGACGTACTGCAGCCGCTCGTCGAGCGCCCACACCGGCACGTCCGTCGCGCGCAGCGCGTACAGCTCACCGAGCGTCGTCTCCGCACCGGTGTCCGCCCGCAGGATGCGGGTGTCCTCGGTGAGGCAGCCCGACTCGCGCAGGTCGCTCATCTGCGGCTTCTTGTCCGTGCGCTGCTCCGGCCCACGGTTCAGCTGCGAGATGGCGATGACCGGGACCTCGAGCTCCTTGGCGAGCAGCTTGAGCGCACGGGAGAACTCGGAGACCTCCTGCTGACGCGACTCGACGCGCTTGCCGCTGGTCATGAGCTGCAGGTAGTCGATGACCACCAGCTTGAGGTCGTGCCGCTGCTTGAGCCGCCGGCACTTGGCGCGGATCTCCATGAGCGACATGTTGGGCGAGTCGTCGATGAACAGCGGGGCGCCGGAGATCTTGCCCATCGTCTGGGCGATCTTGGCCCAGTCGTCCTCCCCCATCTGACCGGTGCGCAGCTTCTGGAGGTGGACGCGCGCCTCGGCGGAGAGCAGACGCATGGTGATCTCGTTGCGGCTCATCTCGAGCGAGAAGACCACGGACGTCATGTTGTGCTTGATCGACGCCGACCTGACGATATCGATTCCCAAAGTCGACTTCCCGATGGCCGGACGCGCGGCGAGGACCACCATCTGGCCGGGGTGCAGGCCGTTGGTCAGCCGGTCCAGGTCCGAGAAGCCGGTGGGGACGCCGATCATGCCCTCGCCACGGTGGCCCGCGGCCTCGATCTCGTCGACCGTGCCGCCGATGATCTCGGCGAGCGGCAGGTAGTCCTCCGACGAGCGCCGCTCGGTGACCGCGTACACCTCGGCCTGCGCGTTGTTGACCAGCTCGTCGACGTCACCGCCCTCGGTCCCGTACCCGAGCTGGACGATGCGCGTGCCGGCCTCGACGAGCTTGCGCAGGATCGAGCGCTCCCGCACGATCCGCGCGTAGTACCCCGCGTTGGCCGCGGTGGGCACCGACGCGATGAGCGTGTGCAGGTACGGCGCGCCGCCGATGCGGCCGATCTCACCGCGCTTGGTCAGCTCGTCCGCGACCGTGATCGCGTCCGCCGGCTCGCCCCTGCCGTACAGGTCCAGGATCGAGTCGTAGATGACCTCGTGCGCCGGGCGGTAGAAGTCGGTGCCGCGGATCTGCTCGATGACGTCCGCGATGGCGTCCTTCGAGATCATCATGCCGCCGAGCACCGAACGCTCGGCCTCGAGGTCCTGCGGAGGCGTGCGGTCGAACTCGCGCCGTCCGGCCTCGGGCGGCATCCCGTACTCGAGCTCGTCGATCGACACTGCTCCCCCGACTGTCGGCGTTGGTGATCGTCGAACTGGTGTTCTACCGGACACCACCGACACGCGGCGTCCCGACGAGTGCGGACCGGCTGGTGACCCACGTCCAGGTCCGCGCACGCGAGGCTATGGCCATCGCGGCGCACCTCCAAACGGCCCTGTGGAGAAGCCTGTGGGCGGGCTGTGGACGCGCGCCCACGCGGGTGTGCACAGGCCGTGGACAGTCCTGTGGATACCGTGGACGACGAACCCGCCACGCCGGTCCGACCCGCACCAACACCGTGCACGGCCTGTGGATCACAGAAAGGTCAGCCCGATTTCATCTGACGGACACCGGATCTCGCCCCTCGATCGGCAGATCCTCGCGCTGGCCGTCCCGGCCCTGGGTGCGCTGGTCGCCGAACCCCTGTTCATCCTGGTGGACTCGGCCGTCGTCGGGCACCTGGGGACGCCCGCGCTGGCCGGGCTCGCGCTCGCCTCGAGCGTGCTGCTCACCGTCGTCGGGCTGTGCGTGTTCCTCGCCTACGCGACCACCGCAACCGTGTCACGACGCCTGGGGGCGGGTGACCGCGCGGGGGCCCTGCAGGTGGGTGTGGACGGCATGTGGCTCGCCGCCGGCCTGGGCGCGCTGCTCGCGGTCGCGCTCTGGACGTTCGCGCCGGCCGTGGTGCACGCACTGGGTGCCGACGACGAGATCGCGCGCCAGGCCGTCACCTACCTCCGCTGGTCCGCCCCGGGGCTCGTCGGGATGCTGCTGGTCCTGGCCGCGACGGGCGCGCTGCGCGGGCTCCAGGACACCCGCACGCCCCTGGGTGTCGCGGTCGCGGGCGCGCTGGTCAACTCGGTGCTCAACGTCGCGCTCGTCTACGGGCTCGACCTGGGGATCGCCGGGTCCGGGGGCGGCACGGCCCTCACGCAGCTGGGCATGGGTGCGGTGCTAGCCGCCGTGGTGGTGCGCGGGGCGCGCACGGCCGGCTCGTCGCTGCGGCCCGCCGCGGGCGGGATCTGGGCCAGCGCGCGTCAGGGTGCTCCGCTGCTGGCCCGCACGGCCACGCTGCGCGCCGCGATCCTGCTGACCACGTGGGTGGCCACCGGTCTGGGCGCGGTCACGCTCGCGGGCCACCAGGTGGTGAGCTCGGTCTGGGGTCTGGCGGCGTTCGCGCTCGACGCGCTCGCCATCGCGGCCCAGGCGCTCGTCGGTCACGCGCTCGGCGCAGGCGACGTCCCCCGCGCGCGCGCCGTGCTCCGCCGGACACTGCAGTGGGGCGTCCTGGGCGGCGTGGCGATCGGGGTGCTCCTCGGCGGCGCGGCCGCGCTGTACGCACCCCTGTTCACGTCCGACGAGCAGGTCCGCCGGGCCGTCGTCGTCGGCATGCTCGTGGCGGGGCTGTGCATGCCCGTCGCGGGCTGGGTGTTCGTCCTCGACGGCGTGCTCATCGGCGCCGGCGACGGCCGCTTCCTCGCACGGGCCGGCCTGGTGACCCTCGTCGTGTACGCGCCGTGCGCGCTCGCCGTGCGCGCGTGGGCGCCCGACGGCGCCGCGGGCCTGGCCTGGCTCACGCTCGCGTTCAGCGGCGTGTTCATGCTGGCGCGCGCCCTGACCACCGGCTACCGCGCGCGCGGCGACCGCTGGATGGTCACGGGCGCCTGAGCACGCAGAAGGCCCCACCCCCCGAGAGGGGCGGGGCCTTCCGGCTGGACGAGCGTGAGCTCAGGCAGCGACGACCTTGACGGTCACGGTCGCGGCGACCTCCGGGTGGAGGCGGACCGAGACCTTGTACTCGCCGAGGGCCTTGATCGGCTGTGCGATCTCGACCTTCCGCTTGTCGATCGCCGGGGCGCCCGACGCCTTGACCGCCTCGGCGATCTCGGCGGTCGTGACCGCACCGAACAGGCGACCGGCCTCGCCGGCCTTCGCCGAGACGACGACGGCCTTCGACTGCAGCGAGTCGCGGATCGCCTTCGCGTCGTCGAGCGTGGCGATCTCACGGGCCTTGCGGGCCCGGCGGATCGCCGTGATGTCCTTCTCGGCACCCTTGGTCCACGGGGCCGCGAGGCTGCGCGGGATGAGGTAGTTACGGGCGTACCCGTCCTTGACCTCGACCACGTCGCCCGGGGCGCCGAGGCCGGTGACCTCGTGCGTGAGGATGATCTTCGCCATCTTCAGGCCTCCTTCTCAGCGAGCCGACGACGAGTACGGCAGCAGGGCCATCTCGCGTGCGTTCTTGACGGCACGCGCGATCGCGCGCTGCTCCTGCACGGACACACCCGTCACGCGACGCGCGCGGATCTTCCCGCGGTCGGAGATGAACTTGCGCAGCAGCGCGGTGTCCTTGTAGTCGACAACCTCGATCTTGGCTGCCTTCAGGGGGTTCTGCTTCTTCTTGGGCTTACGAACAACGGCCTTGGCCATCGCGGTGCTCCTGTCTGTGGAGCCCCGGGCGTTGCCATGCCCGGGGATGTGATGTCTGGGGAGATCCGACCGATCAGAACGGAGGCTCGTCGGAGTAGCCGCCGCCACCGGCACCGCCGCCCGCGGGCGTGGCCCACGGGTCGTCGCCGCCGGAGGAGGACTGGCCACCGCCGCCGGAGTAGCCGCCACCGCCGCCGCCACCGAAACCACCGCCGCCGCCACCCGAGCGCTGGGCGCGGGTGACCTTGGCCGTGGCGTAGCGGAGCGAGGGGCCGACCTCGTCGACCTGCAGCTCGACCACGGTTCGCTTCTCACCCTCGCGGGTCTCGTACGAACGCTGGACGAGGCGGCCGGTCACGATGACGCGGGTGCCCTTGGTGAGCGACTCGGCGACCGACTCGGCCGCCTCCCGCCAGATCGAGCAGCGCATGAACAGCGTGTCGCCGTCCTTCCACTCGTTGCTCTGGCGGTCGAACGTGCGAGGGGTCGACGCGACGGTGAAGTTGGCCACGGCCGCACCCGACGGGGTGAAGCGCAGCTCGGGGTCACCGGTCAGGTTCCCGATCACCGTGATGACGGTCTCACCAGCCATGCCAGCTCCTCGCTCGATCTATCCGTGCTCGATCAGTCGGAAGGGTGCGCACCGTGGTGCGCACCGGACGGGTCACGCGTTGTTGCGCAGGACCTTGGTACGCAGGACGACCTCGTTGAGGCCGAGCTGGCGGTCGAGCTCCTTGGCCGTCGCCGGCTCCGCGGTGAAGTCGACCACCGCGTAGATGCCCTCGGACTTCTTCTTGATGTCGTACGACAGGCGACGACGTCCCCAGATGTCCACCTTGTCGACGGTGCCACCGTCGGTCTTGATGACCGACAGGTACTTGTCGAGCGACGGGGCGACGGTGCGCTCCTCGATCTCGGGGTCGAGGATGATCATGATCTCGTACTGACGCAGGCTCATACCCACCTCCTCTGGTCTTGGCGGTCACGGTCGTTCCGTGACAGGAGGGTTCTCATGCGTCGCTGCGCGGCGTCCGGCCCGTGGGCCGCACGCCGTTCCCCCTCCGACCACCGATGGCGATGGTCCGACGCGGGCACAGCAGTGTTCTAGCCTACCGGCCACCTCCGGGCCGGAAGAAATCGTCCGCTGTGGACGGGCGCGCGCGGCGGTGTGCCCCGCGTGCCTCGTCGTGCGGCGTCAGCCGTCCCCACCGTCGGGTTTGCCCGTCGGATCCGTCCCCGGGTCCTTCGTGGGCTTGGGGTCGGGCGTCTGGGTCGGCTCGGGGTCGGGCGGCGCCTCCGGGCCGGAGGAGATCACCAGCGTCACCGGCGATCCCACCGGGAGCGCGGTCCCCGCCCTCGGGTCGATGGAGATCACGCGACCCGCGGGCACCTCGTCGGACGGCTGCGAGACGATCACGGGCTCGAGGCCCACCGCGAGCAGCGCCGCGACGGCGTCCGCCTGGGTCCGCCCGACGAGGCGCCCGGGCACGCGCGCCTCGCTCGGCTCGGTCGGGTCCTGCGTCGGGTCCGTCGTCGGCTCGTTCGTCGGCGACTGCGTCGGCTTCGGCGTCCCCGTGGGCTTCGTGTCCTCCCCGACGTTCGCACGCTCCGGGAACTCCCGGACCTTGGCGAACTGGTCCATCGCGAGCACCGGCGTCATGTACGTCGCCCACAGGTTCGCGGGGATGGACGCACCGGTCACCTGCGTGAGCTCGCCGCCGTACGGGCTCGGGCCCACGGGCGTGATGGTCACCTGCGACGAGCCGTCGCTGCCCACCTGGCTGAGTGCGACCGACGTCGCGATCGTCGGGGTGTAGCCGACGAACCACGCGGACAGGTTGCCCGTCGAGGTACCCGTCTTGCCGGCGATGGGCACGCCGATCGGCTTGATGAACGGCTCGCCCGAGCCGCGCTCGACCACCTGCGTCATCGCGTACGTCGCGTCGGCCATCACGTCGGCGTCGAACACGCGGTCGGGGTTGCCGTCGGTCTCGAAGAACGTGGTGCCGTCGGGGTTGAGCACCTTCTCGACGATGTGCGCGTCGTGCCGCACGCCCTGGGCCGCGAACGTCGCGTACGCGTTCGCCATGTCGAGCGGGTGCACCGAGGTGGAGCCGAGCACGTTGGACGGGTACTCGTCGACCGGGGTCGTGACGCCTGCCTCGGTCGCGACGCGCGCGGTCTCCTTGGCCCCGACCTCGAGGTTGAGCTGCGCGTAGACCGTGTTGACGGACTTGGCCGTCGCGTCGACCAGGTCGATCGTGCCGAACGACTCGCCGTCGAAGTTGGTGACCTGGTCGTCGCCGCCGCTCGTGTCCCAGCCGTCCACGTCCATGGGCGAGTAGCCCTTGTACGTGGTGTCGAGCCCGATGCCCTGCTGCAGCGCCGCGACGAGCGTGAACGGCTTGAACGTCGAGCCGGCCTGCACACCGTCGCCGTAGGTGGCCCGGTTGACCTGGTCCTCGAGGAAGTCCGGCCCGCCGTACAGCGCGACGATCCCCCCGGTCGCCGGATCCACCGACGAGACCGCGACCTTCATGTTCTTGCTCGGCTTCTGGCCGTCCGTCAGCTCACCCTTGAGCAGCTTCGCGACCGACGCGTCGAGCTCGTCCTGCACCGGCTTCTGGATCGTCGTGTAGACCTTGAACCCGCCGCGGTCGAGCTTCTCCTTGCTCACGTTGATCCCGCGGTCGGCGCTGGCCATCTCGTCCTCGACCATCTTGAGCAGGTGGCCCTGGGGCCCCTCGTACTTGGTCGAGCGGACGTACTTCACCGTCTTGGGGAACGCCGCCTCGTCGTGCTGGGCCTGCGAGATCCACCCGTCCTCGAGCATGCGGTCGACGACGATCTTCCACCGCGCCTCGGCCTTGTCCGGCGCGACCGCCGGGTCCCAGGCGTTGGGCGCGGGGATGATCGCGGCGATCATCGCGGCCTCGGAGACCGTCATCTCCTTGGCGTCGTGGCCGAAGTACGCCTGCGACGCGGCCTGAATCCCGTACGTGTCCCGGCCGAAGTAGATGGTGTTGAGGTAGTTGCCCAGGATCTCGGGCTTCTCCTGCTGCTTGTTGACCTTGAGCGCGAGCAGCGCCTCCTTGGCCTTGCCCAGGTAGTCCGTCGTCGTGGAGTTGACGTAGTACCGCTCGACGTACTGCTGCGTGAGCGTCGAACCACCCTGCTTCTGACCGCCGCGGACGTTGTTGATGAACGCGCGCGCCATGCCGGTGACGGAGATCCCGGAGTTGTTCCAGAACGTGCGGTCCTCCGCGGCGACCACGGCGTTGCCGACGTAGTCGGGCAGATCGGCGAACTTGACCAGCTCACGCTTCTGCACCGCGTAGGTGCCCATCACGTCGCCATCGGCGTAGTAGACCGTGGTGGTCTGCGCGCTGATGTCCTCGCTCGGGTCCGGCAGCTCGATCGTGGCGTAGGCCGCGACGATCGCGCCGGCCACCAGGAACGCGAAGCCCAGGAACGAGCCGAGCAGGAACCGCCACGAGGGCAG
The Cellulomonas gilvus ATCC 13127 DNA segment above includes these coding regions:
- a CDS encoding transglycosylase domain-containing protein — encoded protein: MAGSTRASASRSRRSAPRGTRGRSTAKRKFWDYPRSGYHGLHRWLPSWRFLLGSFLGFAFLVAGAIVAAYATIELPDPSEDISAQTTTVYYADGDVMGTYAVQKRELVKFADLPDYVGNAVVAAEDRTFWNNSGISVTGMARAFINNVRGGQKQGGSTLTQQYVERYYVNSTTTDYLGKAKEALLALKVNKQQEKPEILGNYLNTIYFGRDTYGIQAASQAYFGHDAKEMTVSEAAMIAAIIPAPNAWDPAVAPDKAEARWKIVVDRMLEDGWISQAQHDEAAFPKTVKYVRSTKYEGPQGHLLKMVEDEMASADRGINVSKEKLDRGGFKVYTTIQKPVQDELDASVAKLLKGELTDGQKPSKNMKVAVSSVDPATGGIVALYGGPDFLEDQVNRATYGDGVQAGSTFKPFTLVAALQQGIGLDTTYKGYSPMDVDGWDTSGGDDQVTNFDGESFGTIDLVDATAKSVNTVYAQLNLEVGAKETARVATEAGVTTPVDEYPSNVLGSTSVHPLDMANAYATFAAQGVRHDAHIVEKVLNPDGTTFFETDGNPDRVFDADVMADATYAMTQVVERGSGEPFIKPIGVPIAGKTGTSTGNLSAWFVGYTPTIATSVALSQVGSDGSSQVTITPVGPSPYGGELTQVTGASIPANLWATYMTPVLAMDQFAKVREFPERANVGEDTKPTGTPKPTQSPTNEPTTDPTQDPTEPSEARVPGRLVGRTQADAVAALLAVGLEPVIVSQPSDEVPAGRVISIDPRAGTALPVGSPVTLVISSGPEAPPDPEPTQTPDPKPTKDPGTDPTGKPDGGDG